The following coding sequences are from one Psychrobacter sp. AH5 window:
- a CDS encoding 3-oxoacyl-ACP reductase, with translation MSDRYGDFVQSSIGKKVAKNLGLPQPVSLDRFEAGQRLVRGSVLVGRANGDDMSVSHSVARILSKLHAEVFVNSRDDAKDALAEAGIEAKANTGSKDKFKVLLFDASNISNASELKQLYDFFHQVARSVEKSGRVVIIGRPPEAIDDVQKALAQRALEGFVKSVGKEFKRGITAQLIYVTEGSEENLDSSLRFFTSARSAYVSGQVIRVGKGHTIDIDWSQPLAGKTMLVTGASRGIGEAIARVLAREGAHVMCLDVPQQQADLQKVASEISGSTLTVDITSDDAGEQIAEAAQKRGGLDAIIHNAGVTRDKTLANMDEQKWDMVIDINLNSVAELNKYLLEKNVLKDDARIVCVSSISGIAGNLGQTNYATSKAGVIGLVDATAKQLATEGKGMTINAVAPGFIETQMTEAIPFAIREAGRRMNSMSQGGLPVDVAETIAWLASPASGGLNGNTVRVCGQSLLGA, from the coding sequence ATGTCAGATCGTTATGGTGATTTTGTACAATCTTCAATTGGTAAAAAAGTAGCAAAGAATTTAGGTTTGCCGCAGCCTGTGAGTTTGGATCGCTTTGAGGCCGGTCAGCGTTTGGTACGTGGCAGCGTGTTAGTAGGCCGCGCAAATGGTGATGATATGAGCGTTAGTCACTCGGTGGCGCGCATTTTATCTAAATTGCATGCTGAGGTTTTTGTTAATAGCCGTGATGATGCCAAAGACGCCCTAGCCGAAGCGGGTATCGAAGCAAAAGCCAATACCGGCAGTAAAGACAAATTTAAAGTATTATTATTTGACGCCAGTAATATCAGTAATGCCAGTGAGCTCAAACAACTCTATGACTTTTTTCATCAAGTCGCTCGCAGCGTTGAGAAATCAGGCCGCGTGGTCATTATCGGTCGCCCGCCTGAAGCCATTGACGATGTACAAAAAGCGCTGGCTCAGCGCGCGCTAGAAGGTTTTGTGAAGTCAGTAGGCAAAGAGTTCAAACGTGGTATCACCGCTCAGCTGATTTATGTGACTGAAGGGTCTGAGGAAAACCTAGATTCCTCACTGCGCTTTTTTACCTCTGCGCGCTCCGCTTATGTCTCAGGACAAGTGATCCGTGTTGGTAAGGGTCATACTATCGATATCGATTGGTCACAGCCGCTAGCGGGTAAAACTATGCTAGTTACTGGAGCTAGCCGCGGTATCGGTGAAGCTATTGCACGAGTATTGGCACGCGAAGGCGCTCATGTTATGTGCCTTGATGTGCCGCAGCAACAAGCTGACTTACAGAAAGTTGCAAGCGAAATCAGTGGCTCAACCTTGACAGTAGATATCACTAGTGACGATGCTGGCGAGCAAATCGCTGAGGCGGCGCAAAAGCGTGGCGGGCTTGACGCCATTATCCATAATGCTGGGGTGACGCGTGATAAGACGCTAGCGAATATGGATGAGCAAAAGTGGGATATGGTCATCGACATTAACCTAAATAGTGTCGCTGAGCTTAATAAATACTTGCTTGAGAAAAACGTATTAAAAGACGATGCTCGTATTGTCTGCGTCTCTTCAATCTCAGGTATCGCTGGTAACTTGGGCCAGACTAACTATGCTACTTCCAAAGCTGGCGTTATCGGCTTAGTCGATGCTACTGCTAAGCAGTTAGCGACTGAGGGTAAAGGCATGACTATCAATGCGGTGGCACCAGGCTTTATCGAAACGCAAATGACCGAGGCTATTCCTTTTGCTATTCGTGAAGCGGGTCGCCGTATGAACTCTATGAGCCAAGGCGGTCTACCTGTCGATGTCGCTGAAACTATCGCTTGGTTGGCCTCTCCTGCATCCGGCGGCTTAAACGGCAACACCGTA